The Arcobacter sp. F155 genome includes a region encoding these proteins:
- a CDS encoding cupin → MQKFNIYDNIEYSEEKVLITPMFDDENRKEIRIVFTKNQIMKDHKTKFPITVEIVEGSIAFGVKEEIFSLVKGDIVALDGDVMHNLKANENSVVRLSLSKNDTTNRVQGVLKL, encoded by the coding sequence ATGCAAAAGTTTAATATTTATGACAATATAGAATATAGTGAAGAAAAAGTTTTAATAACACCTATGTTTGATGATGAAAATAGAAAAGAGATAAGAATAGTATTTACAAAAAATCAAATAATGAAAGACCATAAAACAAAGTTTCCAATTACAGTTGAAATAGTTGAAGGTTCTATTGCTTTTGGAGTAAAGGAAGAGATTTTTTCTTTAGTAAAAGGTGATATTGTTGCTTTAGATGGTGATGTTATGCATAATCTAAAAGCAAATGAAAACTCAGTTGTAAGACTAAGTTTATCTAAAAATGATACTACAAATAGAGTTCAAGGGGTACTTAAACTCTAA
- a CDS encoding PLP-dependent transferase, giving the protein MSENYFNHIPCGQTLPVNNIHAVSVSMPNIQDVIDYEEQTPEILEVIKSGYPRFMLHPYLKELALYIKKKYKVNDTYEVVLLSSQRAVKLVSDKYYIHNKIEIDEPFGVILVQNGTSQLQRVLSYIQHVGCNLSSRLAELYLFEKGLLKELHKEELENKDDAKDIIISTLANAYKQPCENVHLAPSGMNAIYSVVRGINSIQARNGRTVLVQLGWLYLDTMNIVNHHYQESKSFPHLDRLDLLEEYLKEEGLKVSAIITELPTNPLLKCLDIKKLRELCDKYNIPLIIDTTFATPFNLDLTDYADIFVESLTKFACGNADVLMGAIILNKKHPLSHMNWEFFKHCEPVYIKELQRLAYEIKNYEKRVKTISTNTKKLISYLENSKLIKKVYHCMDEENKELYSQTIIDDNSYCGVISIEFTKPLTQTYDKLNFAKGPSLGTEFTLLMPYTYLAHYDLILTKEGRKHLEDVKLPIDLIRISVGVEPIEEIINEFKKLEE; this is encoded by the coding sequence ATGAGTGAAAACTATTTCAATCACATTCCTTGTGGGCAAACACTTCCTGTAAACAATATCCATGCAGTATCTGTCTCTATGCCAAATATTCAAGATGTGATTGATTATGAAGAACAGACACCTGAGATTCTAGAGGTTATAAAAAGTGGTTATCCAAGATTTATGCTTCACCCATATTTAAAAGAGTTAGCACTTTATATAAAAAAGAAGTACAAAGTAAATGATACCTATGAAGTTGTACTTTTAAGTTCTCAAAGAGCAGTTAAACTTGTAAGTGATAAATACTATATTCACAATAAAATAGAAATAGATGAACCCTTTGGTGTGATTTTAGTTCAAAATGGAACATCACAACTGCAAAGGGTTTTAAGTTATATTCAACATGTAGGATGTAATCTTTCTTCAAGACTAGCGGAGCTTTACCTTTTTGAAAAAGGTTTACTAAAAGAGCTTCATAAAGAAGAATTAGAAAATAAAGATGATGCAAAAGATATAATCATATCTACTTTAGCAAATGCTTATAAACAGCCATGTGAAAATGTACACTTAGCTCCTTCAGGTATGAATGCTATTTATTCAGTTGTAAGAGGTATAAACTCAATACAAGCAAGAAATGGAAGAACAGTCTTAGTTCAACTAGGCTGGCTTTATTTAGATACTATGAATATTGTAAACCATCATTATCAAGAGTCAAAAAGCTTTCCTCACCTTGATAGATTAGATTTACTAGAAGAGTATTTAAAAGAAGAAGGACTTAAAGTAAGTGCTATTATTACAGAACTTCCAACAAACCCTTTACTAAAATGCCTTGATATAAAAAAGCTTAGAGAGCTTTGCGATAAGTACAATATTCCATTAATCATTGATACAACATTTGCAACGCCTTTTAACCTTGATTTAACAGACTATGCAGATATCTTTGTAGAATCACTTACAAAGTTTGCCTGTGGAAATGCAGATGTTTTAATGGGAGCAATTATTTTAAATAAAAAACACCCTTTATCTCATATGAATTGGGAGTTTTTTAAACACTGTGAACCTGTATATATAAAAGAGCTTCAAAGGTTAGCTTATGAAATAAAAAATTATGAAAAAAGAGTAAAAACTATTTCAACAAATACTAAAAAGCTTATTTCATATCTTGAAAACTCTAAACTGATAAAAAAAGTTTATCACTGTATGGATGAAGAAAATAAAGAGCTTTATTCTCAAACTATTATTGATGACAACTCATATTGTGGAGTTATATCTATTGAGTTTACAAAACCTTTAACACAAACCTATGATAAGTTAAATTTTGCAAAGGGACCAAGTCTAGGTACAGAGTTTACTCTTCTTATGCCTTATACCTATTTAGCACACTATGATTTAATACTTACAAAAGAGGGAAGAAAGCACTTAGAAGATGTTAAACTACCAATAGATTTAATTCGAATTTCAGTTGGGGTTGAACCTATTGAAGAGATAATCAATGAGTTCAAAAAACTAGAAGAATAA